One Cellulomonas taurus genomic region harbors:
- a CDS encoding isochorismatase family protein, translated as MPDALVVVDRQEGVLDGCVRLASVLDATRPLPDRARAAGVPVVWVQHEGSGLERGSAGWALALNAADHLVF; from the coding sequence ATGCCGGACGCTCTGGTCGTCGTCGACCGGCAGGAGGGCGTCCTGGACGGCTGCGTCCGGTTGGCTTCGGTGCTGGACGCCACCCGGCCCCTGCCCGACCGTGCCCGGGCCGCCGGAGTGCCGGTCGTCTGGGTGCAGCACGAGGGGTCGGGGCTGGAACGAGGGTCGGCGGGATGGGCGCTGGCCCTCAACGCGGCTGACCACCTGGTGTTCTGA
- the ychF gene encoding redox-regulated ATPase YchF: protein MALTIGIVGLPNVGKSTLFNALTRAQVLAANYPFATIEPNVGVVPLPDPRLNTLAEIFGSQKILPATVSFVDIAGIVKGASEGEGLGNQFLANIREADAICQVTRAFADPDVVHVNGRVDPKDDIETIATELVLADLQTLEKAIPRLEKEVRGKKADPADLAAAQAALKVLETGQTLFQGAKAAGLDLADVAGLQLMTAKPFIYVFNTDDAGLADTAMQDELRALVAPADAIFLDAKFESELVELDEDEAREMLTENGQEESGLDQLARVGFHTLGLQTYLTAGPKESRAWTIHQGWTAPQAAGVIHTDFQRGFIKAEVISFEDLVEAGSVAAARAAGKARVEGKDYVMVDGDVVEFRFNV from the coding sequence GTGGCACTCACCATCGGCATCGTCGGCCTGCCCAACGTCGGCAAGTCCACCCTCTTCAACGCCCTGACCCGCGCGCAGGTGCTCGCGGCGAACTACCCGTTCGCCACCATCGAGCCGAACGTCGGCGTGGTCCCGCTGCCCGACCCGCGGCTGAACACCCTGGCGGAGATCTTCGGCAGCCAGAAGATCCTGCCCGCGACCGTGTCCTTCGTGGACATCGCCGGGATCGTCAAGGGCGCGAGCGAGGGGGAGGGGCTGGGCAACCAGTTCCTCGCCAACATCCGTGAGGCCGACGCGATCTGCCAGGTCACCCGCGCCTTCGCCGACCCCGACGTCGTGCACGTGAACGGCCGGGTCGACCCCAAGGACGACATCGAGACCATCGCCACCGAGCTGGTGCTCGCCGACCTCCAGACCCTGGAGAAGGCGATCCCGCGGCTGGAGAAGGAGGTGCGCGGCAAGAAGGCCGATCCCGCCGACCTCGCCGCCGCCCAGGCTGCGCTCAAGGTGCTGGAGACCGGACAGACCCTGTTCCAGGGTGCCAAGGCCGCCGGGCTCGACCTCGCCGACGTCGCGGGCCTGCAGCTGATGACCGCGAAGCCGTTCATCTACGTCTTCAACACCGATGACGCGGGCCTCGCCGACACCGCCATGCAGGACGAACTGCGTGCGCTCGTCGCCCCCGCCGACGCGATCTTCCTGGACGCCAAGTTCGAGTCCGAGCTGGTCGAGCTGGACGAGGACGAGGCGCGGGAGATGCTGACCGAGAACGGGCAGGAGGAGTCCGGCCTGGACCAGCTCGCGCGGGTCGGCTTCCACACCCTCGGCCTGCAGACCTACCTCACCGCCGGTCCCAAGGAGTCCCGCGCCTGGACCATCCACCAGGGCTGGACCGCCCCGCAGGCGGCCGGTGTGATCCACACCGACTTCCAGAGGGGCTTCATCAAGGCCGAGGTCATCTCCTTCGAGGACCTGGTCGAGGCCGGCTCCGTCGCCGCCGCGCGTGCCGCTGGTAAGGCGCGGGTGGAGGGCAAGGACTACGTGATGGTCGACGGGGACGTGGTGGAGTTCCGCTTCAACGTGTGA
- a CDS encoding DNA recombination protein RmuC has translation MTFSLVFALVGSLAVGVLIGWFVAQGRSADRLRRAEVEAARWRAVAETARPDDGERFRALAADALSQSSEQFLALAHQSLAARHQEQNGELAQREQAVRSMVDPMARTLDAVRAELRAAEQARAEGAAAIGEQVRLMRIEANELREQTNRLATSLRASQVRGRWGEVQLRRVVEAAGMVPHVDFVEQEQVRTDDGLLRPDLVVHLAGGKRIVVDAKVAFLGFLEAVEATEPHERERRLAAHATQLRRHVDQLAAKRYWDQFGPAPEFVVMFVPAEAFLHAALDQDPAIVERAFEQGVVIATPMTLLALLRTVAYAWKQDALADNAQAVLDLGKELHGRLATFSGHLGKIGRSLDAAAVAYNQSVASLESRVLVSARRFADLQVVDAPLDTPAPVHHRFDGATDQ, from the coding sequence ATGACGTTCTCCCTGGTGTTCGCGCTGGTCGGGAGCCTGGCGGTCGGTGTGCTGATCGGCTGGTTCGTGGCGCAGGGCCGATCCGCCGATCGCCTGCGACGGGCCGAGGTGGAGGCCGCACGGTGGCGTGCGGTGGCCGAGACCGCGCGCCCGGACGACGGCGAGCGATTCCGGGCGCTGGCCGCCGACGCCCTGAGCCAGAGTTCGGAGCAGTTCCTGGCGCTGGCTCACCAGTCGTTGGCGGCGCGGCACCAGGAGCAGAACGGGGAGCTGGCCCAACGCGAGCAGGCGGTGCGGTCGATGGTCGATCCGATGGCGCGCACCCTGGACGCGGTCCGGGCGGAGCTCCGTGCCGCCGAGCAGGCGCGGGCGGAAGGGGCTGCCGCGATCGGCGAGCAGGTCCGACTGATGCGGATCGAGGCGAACGAGCTGCGCGAGCAGACCAACCGACTGGCGACCTCCCTGCGCGCCTCGCAGGTCCGCGGCCGCTGGGGCGAGGTGCAGCTGCGCCGGGTGGTGGAGGCGGCAGGGATGGTGCCGCACGTCGACTTCGTGGAGCAGGAACAGGTCCGGACCGACGACGGCCTGCTGCGCCCGGACCTGGTGGTGCATCTGGCCGGGGGCAAGCGGATCGTGGTGGACGCCAAGGTGGCGTTCCTCGGCTTCCTGGAGGCGGTGGAGGCGACCGAGCCGCACGAGCGGGAGCGACGGCTGGCGGCGCACGCCACCCAACTGAGGCGGCACGTCGACCAGCTGGCCGCCAAGCGGTACTGGGACCAGTTCGGTCCGGCGCCGGAGTTCGTGGTGATGTTCGTGCCGGCCGAGGCGTTCCTGCACGCGGCCCTGGACCAGGACCCGGCGATCGTCGAGCGGGCGTTCGAGCAGGGCGTGGTGATCGCGACCCCGATGACCCTGCTGGCCCTGTTGCGCACGGTGGCCTACGCCTGGAAGCAGGACGCGCTGGCGGACAACGCGCAGGCGGTGCTGGACCTCGGCAAGGAACTGCACGGTCGGCTCGCCACGTTCAGCGGCCATCTGGGCAAGATCGGCCGCAGCCTGGACGCGGCGGCGGTGGCCTACAACCAGTCGGTCGCCTCCCTGGAATCCAGGGTCCTGGTGAGCGCACGACGGTTCGCCGACCTCCAGGTCGTCGACGCCCCGCTGGACACCCCCGCGCCGGTCCACCACCGGTTCGACGGTGCTACCGATCAATAG
- a CDS encoding sensor histidine kinase, with amino-acid sequence MRKGQAHMDMPYLIGVLAGLTLISLAVVAVQARLISRVRHLEKSGAPRRSGSRVLAADAATPESHQPEATASWPSVAFDAPVQAPTDTATGATGSTAGPSVGIATMNHQLGLLARQLELLDGLEKREDRENQLAVLFQIDNLTLRLRRGAESALVLADLAPERRATEDLTATATLRAACAQIEEYARVEVDAQIDPMIHADHVAPLSHLLAELLDNATRFAPASTPVTARVEPAADGLVMTISDLGGGMDATTLTAAQDALTGRRSSTTGATGLLVAGRQAHRLGCSITLDSTPTGTTARVAVPGRLLLQRASVGHHRAEIEPTPSVPAQPAAPTWEPALADNPFGTAGLGTSGPSPVDATFGSPAAPQPIEPVTPHASLAEPSFDALISAESTPVVPAPPVELPGPAFAPVSSGFEQPTHTAGAPSPAPEFGFGEPVAAAPSSLGTFDPMPSTQQAPQDGWIVPAGAGVSATASSSVRDEVLAELSRLSGYSPAAPASPSELQPRTPAPAPELQPVGAGPADRDPDTVRGRFSSFRSGVGRGRRSRD; translated from the coding sequence ATGCGAAAGGGCCAGGCGCACATGGACATGCCCTACCTCATCGGCGTACTGGCCGGCCTGACCCTGATCAGCCTGGCCGTCGTCGCCGTTCAGGCCCGACTCATCAGCCGGGTCCGGCACCTGGAGAAGTCCGGAGCACCGCGACGCTCGGGCTCCCGGGTCCTGGCCGCAGACGCGGCAACCCCGGAGAGCCACCAGCCGGAAGCCACCGCCTCCTGGCCGTCGGTCGCCTTCGACGCACCGGTCCAGGCCCCTACGGACACCGCGACGGGCGCCACCGGATCCACCGCTGGTCCGAGCGTCGGCATCGCGACGATGAACCATCAGCTCGGCCTCCTCGCCCGCCAGCTCGAACTGCTCGACGGCCTCGAGAAGCGCGAGGACCGGGAGAACCAGCTCGCCGTCCTGTTCCAGATCGACAACCTCACCCTGCGGCTGCGCCGCGGTGCCGAGTCCGCCCTGGTGCTGGCTGACCTGGCGCCGGAGCGGCGCGCGACCGAGGACCTGACCGCGACCGCGACCCTCCGTGCCGCCTGCGCCCAGATCGAGGAGTACGCGCGGGTTGAGGTCGATGCGCAGATCGACCCGATGATCCACGCCGATCACGTCGCCCCGTTGTCGCATCTGTTGGCCGAGCTGCTCGACAACGCCACCCGGTTCGCACCCGCGAGCACTCCCGTGACGGCACGGGTTGAGCCTGCGGCCGACGGTCTGGTCATGACGATCAGCGACCTCGGCGGCGGGATGGACGCCACCACCCTCACCGCCGCACAGGACGCCCTCACCGGCCGCCGATCGTCGACGACCGGCGCCACCGGGCTCCTGGTGGCCGGACGTCAGGCCCACCGCCTCGGCTGCTCGATCACCCTCGATTCGACTCCCACCGGCACCACGGCCCGTGTTGCTGTGCCAGGACGCCTGCTGCTGCAACGAGCGAGCGTCGGCCACCACCGCGCCGAGATCGAGCCGACGCCGAGCGTCCCGGCGCAGCCCGCCGCGCCGACCTGGGAACCGGCCCTGGCCGACAACCCCTTCGGCACCGCGGGTCTCGGCACGTCCGGCCCGTCGCCCGTGGACGCCACGTTCGGGAGTCCTGCCGCACCGCAGCCGATCGAACCGGTCACCCCGCATGCGAGCCTGGCCGAACCGAGCTTCGACGCCCTGATCTCCGCCGAGTCGACCCCGGTCGTCCCCGCCCCGCCGGTGGAACTGCCCGGTCCCGCCTTCGCACCCGTGTCGTCCGGCTTCGAGCAGCCGACCCACACCGCCGGCGCCCCGAGCCCCGCCCCCGAGTTCGGGTTCGGCGAACCGGTGGCAGCGGCACCCTCGTCGCTGGGCACCTTCGACCCGATGCCGAGCACCCAGCAGGCACCGCAGGACGGCTGGATCGTCCCCGCGGGTGCCGGTGTCAGCGCTACCGCGTCGTCGTCGGTCCGGGACGAGGTCCTGGCAGAACTGAGTCGGCTGTCCGGCTACAGCCCTGCTGCACCGGCCTCGCCCAGCGAGCTGCAGCCCCGGACACCGGCCCCCGCACCGGAACTGCAGCCGGTCGGCGCCGGGCCCGCGGACCGCGATCCGGACACGGTGCGCGGCCGCTTCTCCTCCTTCCGATCCGGTGTCGGCCGGGGCCGCCGGTCCCGTGACTGA
- a CDS encoding ABC transporter permease produces the protein MATSVTTRASGAPSAPDTTVTARTSWFRNIAPTLIFLARRLLSSAVVLLAATFVVYLLLAFALDPLEDLRTSTQLNKEALIEARTRQLDLDTPPVIRYFKWLGALLTGDMGTAFRSGQSVTSMLGNALPNTVQLVALSVVIAIGLGVLVGIVSALRQYTRFDYSVTFLSFVLYSLPSFWVAVLLKLWGAIGFNDFLADPSIPPLVMVIVTLVSGVIWSSIIGGSTRTRWISFAASAVATVAALFFLSETNWLLDPGLGIAGVAVIGVGIAFAVVALSAGVQNRRVLYASLVMVAIGTALYYPLQYAFVYGSWWLMLGLLVTVAMVGVVVAKLFGGWEVSQTARAAIITGIGVGALIFIDRVMQVWLNYTRASQINHRPIATIGSATPGLSGDFWVKNLDTFTHLLLPTIALILISFASYTRYSRASLLEVMNQDYIRTARAKGLPERVVTMRHAFRNALIPLATVIPLDIASLFGGAIITERVFAIPGMGTMFIKALNERDPDPIMGYFLVTGALLVIASIAVDFIYAALDPRIRVNS, from the coding sequence ATGGCCACCTCTGTGACGACCCGTGCCTCCGGCGCGCCATCCGCGCCCGACACAACGGTCACCGCGCGAACTTCCTGGTTCCGGAACATCGCGCCCACCCTCATCTTCTTGGCGCGACGGCTGCTGTCGTCGGCCGTCGTGCTGCTGGCCGCGACCTTCGTCGTGTACCTGCTGCTGGCATTCGCGCTCGACCCGCTCGAGGACCTGCGCACCAGCACCCAGCTGAACAAGGAAGCCCTGATCGAGGCGCGGACGCGTCAGCTCGACCTCGACACCCCGCCGGTGATCCGCTACTTCAAGTGGCTCGGAGCACTGCTGACCGGGGACATGGGCACCGCCTTCCGTTCCGGCCAGAGCGTCACCTCGATGCTCGGCAACGCGCTGCCGAACACGGTGCAGCTGGTCGCCCTGTCGGTCGTGATCGCGATCGGCCTGGGCGTGCTGGTCGGCATCGTGTCCGCCCTGCGCCAGTACACCCGCTTCGACTACAGCGTCACGTTCCTGTCCTTCGTGCTGTACTCGCTGCCCTCCTTCTGGGTCGCGGTGCTGCTGAAGCTCTGGGGCGCGATCGGCTTCAACGACTTCCTCGCGGACCCGAGCATCCCGCCGCTGGTGATGGTCATCGTCACGCTGGTCTCCGGCGTGATCTGGTCGTCGATCATCGGCGGCAGCACCCGGACCCGCTGGATCTCCTTCGCGGCATCGGCCGTGGCGACCGTCGCGGCGTTGTTCTTCCTCAGTGAGACCAACTGGCTGCTCGACCCGGGCCTCGGGATCGCCGGCGTCGCCGTGATCGGCGTGGGCATCGCCTTCGCCGTGGTCGCGCTCAGCGCCGGGGTGCAGAACCGCCGCGTGCTGTACGCCAGCCTGGTGATGGTGGCGATCGGCACCGCGCTGTACTACCCGCTGCAGTACGCGTTCGTGTACGGCTCCTGGTGGCTGATGCTCGGCCTGCTGGTCACCGTGGCGATGGTGGGCGTGGTCGTGGCCAAGCTGTTCGGCGGCTGGGAGGTGTCGCAGACCGCTCGGGCCGCGATCATCACCGGCATCGGCGTCGGCGCGCTGATCTTCATCGACCGCGTGATGCAGGTGTGGCTGAACTACACCAGGGCGTCGCAGATCAACCACCGGCCGATCGCCACGATCGGTTCGGCCACCCCGGGTCTGTCCGGCGACTTCTGGGTCAAGAACCTGGACACGTTCACCCACCTGCTGCTGCCGACGATCGCGCTGATCCTGATCTCCTTCGCCAGCTACACCCGGTACTCCCGGGCCAGCCTGCTCGAGGTGATGAACCAGGACTACATCCGCACCGCGCGGGCCAAGGGCCTGCCGGAGCGGGTCGTGACCATGCGGCACGCGTTCCGCAACGCGCTGATCCCGCTGGCGACGGTCATCCCGCTGGACATCGCCTCGCTCTTCGGTGGCGCGATCATCACCGAGCGTGTGTTCGCCATCCCCGGCATGGGCACGATGTTCATCAAGGCGCTGAACGAGCGTGACCCGGACCCGATCATGGGGTACTTCCTCGTGACCGGTGCGCTCCTGGTCATCGCCAGCATCGCGGTGGACTTCATCTACGCGGCCCTCGACCCCCGGATTCGAGTGAACTCATGA
- a CDS encoding GTP-binding protein, which produces MKIVVAGGFGAGKTTFIESISDIEPISTEVAMSALAAELDAVPGKDSTTVTMDFGRITLSNGLWLYLFGTPGQDRFAFMWDDIARGAVGAVVLVDSERLEQSFGAVDYFESRGLPFVVAVNCFDGLARHTLADIRGALAVGPDVPLFYTDARSREATKDSLIQVVAHAMNRLAPGVTTPAPQRNVS; this is translated from the coding sequence GTGAAGATCGTCGTCGCCGGTGGCTTCGGGGCCGGGAAGACCACCTTCATCGAGTCCATCTCCGACATCGAGCCGATCAGCACCGAGGTGGCGATGTCCGCCCTGGCCGCCGAACTCGACGCGGTGCCGGGCAAGGACTCGACCACCGTGACGATGGACTTCGGGCGGATCACGTTGTCCAACGGACTGTGGCTGTACCTGTTCGGCACCCCGGGTCAGGACCGGTTCGCGTTCATGTGGGACGACATCGCCCGCGGTGCCGTCGGCGCGGTGGTGCTGGTCGACAGCGAGCGGCTGGAACAGAGCTTCGGTGCCGTCGACTACTTCGAGTCCCGCGGGCTGCCGTTCGTGGTCGCCGTGAACTGCTTCGACGGCCTCGCACGCCACACGCTCGCCGACATCCGCGGCGCCCTCGCCGTCGGCCCCGACGTGCCGCTGTTCTACACCGACGCACGGTCCCGGGAAGCGACCAAGGACTCCCTGATCCAGGTGGTCGCCCACGCGATGAACCGCCTCGCGCCCGGCGTCACCACCCCTGCCCCGCAAAGGAACGTGTCATGA
- a CDS encoding ABC transporter permease, which translates to MSINPPIEPTGGAGAPVDPAESVENAIELKEVEGLSQGRIVLRRFLRHRGAMISSVVLVLIILLVTTSIGWGPIPGWWTYGYRDLDTIVNAGGAPTMGFKDGGFVFGQHPFGQDNIGHDGFAMVMRGTQQSLTVMFVIGLLSTVIGVIIGALAGYFRGWLDGLLMRLTDMFITIPVIMVGSILGVLVGGASPWSLAIALSLVSWMNMARLVRGQFLALREREFVDAARVAGASDFRIMFKHMLPNAVGVIIVNATLLMASAILLETALSYLGFGINSPEVSLGQLINEYQTAFATRPWLFWWPGLFIVIIALCVNFIGDGLRDAFDPRQRRIPTARALAKADRRKQRAEQRAAAKA; encoded by the coding sequence ATGAGCATCAACCCCCCGATCGAGCCGACCGGAGGCGCGGGCGCCCCGGTCGACCCCGCCGAGAGCGTCGAGAACGCGATCGAGCTCAAGGAGGTCGAGGGCCTCTCGCAGGGCCGCATCGTCCTGCGCAGGTTCCTCCGCCACCGCGGCGCGATGATCTCCTCCGTCGTGCTGGTCCTGATCATCCTGCTGGTGACCACGTCCATCGGCTGGGGCCCGATCCCGGGCTGGTGGACCTACGGCTACCGCGACCTGGACACCATCGTGAACGCCGGTGGCGCGCCGACGATGGGCTTCAAGGACGGTGGCTTCGTCTTCGGACAGCACCCGTTCGGCCAGGACAACATCGGGCACGACGGTTTCGCCATGGTCATGCGCGGCACCCAGCAGTCGCTGACCGTGATGTTCGTGATCGGCCTGCTCTCCACCGTGATCGGCGTGATCATCGGTGCGCTGGCCGGGTACTTCCGCGGGTGGCTGGACGGCCTGCTGATGCGGCTCACCGACATGTTCATCACCATCCCGGTGATCATGGTCGGCTCGATCCTCGGTGTGCTGGTCGGTGGCGCGAGCCCGTGGTCGCTGGCCATCGCCCTGTCGCTGGTCTCCTGGATGAACATGGCCCGTCTGGTGCGTGGTCAGTTCCTCGCCCTGCGCGAGCGCGAGTTCGTCGACGCGGCCCGAGTGGCCGGGGCGAGCGACTTCCGGATCATGTTCAAGCACATGCTCCCGAACGCCGTCGGCGTGATCATCGTCAACGCCACCCTGCTGATGGCGTCCGCGATCCTGCTGGAGACCGCGCTGTCCTACCTGGGCTTCGGCATCAACAGCCCCGAGGTCTCCTTGGGGCAGCTGATCAACGAGTACCAGACGGCCTTCGCCACCCGGCCCTGGCTGTTCTGGTGGCCGGGTCTGTTCATCGTGATCATCGCGCTCTGCGTGAACTTCATCGGTGACGGTCTGCGCGACGCCTTCGACCCGCGTCAGCGTCGCATCCCGACCGCTCGTGCGCTGGCCAAGGCCGACCGCCGCAAGCAGCGCGCCGAGCAGCGGGCCGCGGCGAAGGCCTGA
- a CDS encoding DUF742 domain-containing protein, with amino-acid sequence MRAVAPSEVRPYVRTGGRLAAPGVALDTLLVADTEIAALPHTGQVAEVLRVLGNSYLTVAELAGHLDVPLGTAQVLTLDLVNTGVVRLLGPTSLTPAPTGDVAAQLTLLASVLDGIHDL; translated from the coding sequence ATGCGCGCCGTCGCTCCGTCCGAGGTGCGCCCCTACGTGCGCACCGGTGGCCGGTTGGCAGCACCGGGCGTCGCCCTGGACACGCTCCTGGTCGCCGACACCGAGATCGCCGCGCTCCCCCATACCGGACAGGTCGCCGAGGTGCTGCGGGTGCTGGGCAACTCGTACCTGACGGTCGCCGAGCTGGCGGGCCATCTCGACGTGCCGCTCGGCACCGCTCAGGTGCTCACCCTCGACCTCGTGAACACCGGGGTCGTGCGGCTGCTCGGCCCGACCTCGCTGACCCCCGCACCGACGGGCGACGTCGCCGCGCAACTGACTCTTCTCGCGAGTGTGCTCGATGGCATCCACGACCTCTGA
- a CDS encoding iron chaperone — protein MNAKRDEDVEQFTAEERQAMKERAAEMRKKKSTDPAQDLLDKIAELPDDDRAIAERIHALVVEHAPTLSHRTWYGMPAYAKNGKVLLFFQPSSKFKARYSTLGFNDVAALDEGTMWPNSYAITSLRPQDEQRIAELIVRAVG, from the coding sequence ATGAACGCCAAGCGTGACGAGGACGTCGAGCAGTTCACCGCCGAGGAACGCCAGGCGATGAAGGAACGCGCGGCGGAGATGCGCAAGAAGAAGTCAACCGACCCCGCACAGGACCTGCTCGACAAGATCGCCGAGCTCCCCGACGACGACCGCGCGATCGCGGAGCGGATCCACGCCCTGGTCGTCGAGCACGCGCCCACCCTCAGCCACCGCACCTGGTACGGCATGCCCGCCTACGCCAAGAACGGCAAGGTGCTGCTGTTCTTCCAGCCGTCGAGCAAGTTCAAGGCCCGGTACTCGACCCTCGGCTTCAACGACGTCGCGGCCCTGGACGAGGGCACCATGTGGCCGAACTCCTACGCGATCACGAGCCTGCGGCCGCAGGACGAGCAGCGGATCGCCGAGTTGATCGTGCGGGCCGTCGGCTGA
- a CDS encoding ABC transporter family substrate-binding protein yields the protein MAAVAAGALVLTACSGPDTGSEISETTSVNVGWNEPFRSTNNLTANGNATANANIIYLTTSFFNYYDGDLNLAKNEDFGTYEVTSEDPLTVKYTVNEGVEWSDGTPVDAADMILFWGAQNDGFDTVAGDELETDADGNPVVGDGDVYFDSSSPAMTAVSQFPEIGDDGRSVTFVYDEPRSDWENGMNQPSPVAAHAVANIALGIEDPTEGKQAIEDAFKNKDNAALAKIADAWTNAFNFTSMPDNPLLYLSYGPYIISDYVEGQSLTLKRNENFGDWGPNPKVDAITIRYSEDPLASVTALQNGEVDLIAPQSSVDVLSTLETLDNVSYTTAPEGTYEHVDLTFNNGGPFDPATYGGDAEKARMVREAFLKTIPRQEIIEKLIKPLQDDATTRDSQLYVPGSPDYDTVIADNGSDMWADVDIEGAKALLAQAGVTTPVDVRFLYGKSNVRRANEYQLISASATQAGFNVIDNGDDTWGTILGNGSYDAALFGWQSTSTNVLNAEANYITGGQNNYGGYSNPEIDDLWSQIAVSTDDDQTVGLATQVEQKLNQDAFGVTIFQFPGVVANRDVLQGVSSIALSPTIFWNYWDWEISASDSATE from the coding sequence GTGGCGGCCGTCGCGGCGGGCGCCCTGGTGCTCACCGCGTGCTCGGGCCCCGACACCGGCTCCGAGATCAGCGAGACCACGTCGGTCAACGTGGGCTGGAACGAGCCGTTCCGCTCCACCAACAACCTGACGGCGAACGGCAACGCCACGGCGAACGCCAACATCATCTACCTGACCACCTCGTTCTTTAACTACTACGACGGTGACCTGAACCTCGCGAAGAACGAGGACTTCGGCACCTACGAGGTGACCAGCGAGGACCCGCTGACCGTCAAGTACACGGTCAACGAGGGTGTCGAGTGGTCGGACGGCACGCCGGTCGACGCTGCGGACATGATCCTGTTCTGGGGCGCCCAGAACGACGGCTTCGACACCGTCGCGGGCGACGAGCTCGAGACCGACGCCGACGGCAACCCGGTCGTGGGCGACGGCGACGTCTACTTCGACTCCTCCTCCCCGGCGATGACCGCCGTCTCCCAGTTCCCGGAGATCGGCGACGACGGCCGCTCGGTCACCTTCGTCTACGACGAGCCGCGCTCCGACTGGGAGAACGGCATGAACCAGCCGTCCCCGGTCGCCGCGCACGCCGTGGCGAACATCGCCCTCGGCATCGAGGACCCGACCGAGGGCAAGCAGGCCATCGAGGACGCGTTCAAGAACAAGGACAACGCGGCTCTGGCCAAGATCGCCGACGCGTGGACCAACGCGTTCAACTTCACCTCGATGCCGGACAACCCGCTGCTGTACCTGTCCTACGGGCCGTACATCATCAGCGACTACGTCGAGGGCCAGTCCCTGACCCTGAAGCGCAACGAGAACTTCGGCGACTGGGGCCCGAACCCCAAGGTCGACGCGATCACCATCCGTTACTCGGAGGACCCGCTGGCCTCGGTCACCGCGCTCCAGAACGGTGAGGTCGACCTGATCGCCCCGCAGTCCTCGGTGGACGTGCTGTCCACCCTGGAGACCCTGGACAACGTCTCGTACACCACCGCCCCTGAGGGCACCTACGAGCACGTCGACCTGACCTTCAACAACGGTGGCCCGTTCGACCCGGCGACCTACGGTGGCGACGCCGAGAAGGCCCGCATGGTCCGCGAGGCGTTCCTCAAGACGATCCCGCGCCAGGAGATCATCGAGAAGCTGATCAAGCCGCTGCAGGACGACGCGACCACCCGTGACTCCCAGCTGTACGTGCCGGGCTCCCCGGACTACGACACGGTGATCGCGGACAACGGCTCCGACATGTGGGCCGACGTCGACATCGAGGGTGCCAAGGCGCTGCTCGCCCAGGCCGGCGTCACCACCCCGGTGGACGTGCGCTTCCTGTACGGCAAGTCCAACGTGCGTCGTGCCAACGAGTACCAGCTGATCTCGGCGTCCGCGACGCAGGCCGGCTTCAACGTGATCGACAACGGTGACGACACCTGGGGCACCATCCTGGGTAACGGCTCCTACGACGCGGCGCTCTTCGGCTGGCAGTCCACCTCGACCAACGTCCTGAACGCCGAGGCGAACTACATCACCGGCGGCCAGAACAACTACGGCGGCTACTCCAACCCGGAGATCGACGACCTGTGGTCGCAGATCGCGGTGAGCACCGACGACGACCAGACCGTCGGCCTGGCGACTCAGGTGGAGCAGAAGCTGAACCAGGACGCCTTCGGTGTCACCATCTTCCAGTTCCCGGGTGTGGTCGCGAACCGCGACGTCCTGCAGGGCGTCTCGAGCATCGCGCTCTCCCCGACGATCTTCTGGAACTACTGGGACTGGGAGATCAGCGCGTCCGACTCGGCCACCGAGTGA
- a CDS encoding roadblock/LC7 domain-containing protein, which translates to MPDSPPSPTTLPQLIDDTVRHLKGVRFGVLASGDGLLITASTSVDRTAGDQLAAVASGMSGLARGAARLVDGTVVEQAVVEYDSGALVLMTLRDGSIFAFGTDATADIGTVGYTMALLAKKTDTLLTPQLAASLRHALPVDGPTRQVMV; encoded by the coding sequence GTGCCCGACTCACCGCCCTCGCCGACGACGCTCCCGCAGCTCATCGACGACACCGTGCGGCACCTCAAGGGTGTGCGATTCGGCGTCCTCGCCTCCGGGGACGGCCTGCTGATCACCGCCTCGACCAGTGTCGACCGGACAGCCGGCGACCAGCTCGCGGCCGTCGCCTCCGGGATGTCCGGCCTCGCCCGGGGTGCTGCACGCCTGGTGGACGGAACCGTGGTGGAGCAGGCGGTGGTGGAGTACGACTCCGGCGCCCTGGTGCTGATGACGCTTCGCGACGGCTCGATCTTCGCCTTCGGCACCGACGCGACCGCCGACATCGGCACGGTCGGCTACACGATGGCCCTGCTGGCCAAGAAGACGGACACCCTCCTCACCCCGCAGCTCGCCGCCAGCCTGCGTCATGCGCTGCCGGTGGACGGCCCGACCCGGCAGGTGATGGTCTGA